GCATTCTGTTTCCCAAGCACTCAAATCTTCAACATTGGTAATGGGATGCTGTTGCAACCAAGTTTCAGCTAAATCTAAATTTAACTGTAAATCTTGAATTTTACCTTTGACAAAACTAACATTACTATATCCCAATGTTTGTCCGATATCTGCGACATATTTGCGGGCAGTTTGCAGCATATCATCATTTAAATCTACGCCAATTACTTGCCCTTTCGCTCCGACTTTTTTGGCAATGATATAGCAGTTTTTCCCAACTCCAGATCCTAGATCGACTACAGTTTCCCCAGGATAAACATAGCGGGTAGGATCTCCACATCCATAGTCTTTTTGGATAATTTCTTCAGGGATATGGTCTAAATCTTGGTGATTGTATTCGGCTGGATAACATAATCCTACAGACACTTTTTGGGCTGCTATTTGATACTTTTCTCGGACAGCAGTTTCTACGTTAAATTCTAGTTGTTCTTTCATATTTATAAAACCACAAAGGCACAAAGTACAAGGGAGAGAATTAATTTAAGAGTAACTACACAGTTGCTGCTACATTTTGCATCATTTCGTAGTAGCAAATACAGTCGGGACCACAACCTTCATCAGCTTCAGCTTCGACGACGATAAAGACTTCCCAGCGATTTCCATCAGGATCTGGTGCCCATATTTTGGTTTGAACTGCATAACAGCAAGCTTCTTGTTTTTCTTCTTCAAATTCAAAGCCAGCTTTGATGAGTCTACGTTTGATTTCGACGATCGCATCGCTATCTTTGACTTGAATTCCTAAGTGATTGATTAATCCTTCTCCTGGATCTGTCATTCCACTATTTTCTAACAAGCTTAAGTTCAATCTTGGTTCGTCAATTTCAAATTTGGCGTAGTCTGTTTTGAGTTTGACTGGACTTTGATTGAATAAGGTTTGGTAAAAAGAAACTGCCCGTGTTATGTTGCGAGTAATCAGATTTGCGTGAATGCGTTTTTCACCAGGAAAATCAATTGCACTCACAAATAGTTTATTTTCGCTACTAATTTGAGGTTCGCAACAACTTTGATTGGCTGTACCCAAAGAGGTTTGAGTTATTTCTTGATAGCAAATACAATCTGAGGTACAACCTTGATTAACTTCTGGTTCTATTACGAGAAATACTTCCCACAAATTACCATCTGGATCGGGAACCCAAATCTTGTTTTGAACTGCGTAGCAACCTGCTGTTTCTGACTGTTCTTCAAAGTAGAAACCATTGTCAGACAATCGTTGTTTTACTTGGGCGATCGCTTGACTATCTTTAACTTGAATTCCTAAATGATTAATCAAACCTTGTCCGGCTTTGCCAAAGGTATCATTATGTAGCAAACTGAGGTTTACTGGTGGTTCTTCTAGTTCAAATTTAGCGTAGTCTACTTTATGTTTGACTGGATTGTGATTGAATAAAGTCCGATAGAAAATCACAGATTTAGTGACATCACGAGCAATTATATTGCAGTGAATCCGTTTTTCAGTCAGAAACTCTACGGCGCTGACAGCCCTATCTACCAGTATTTCTGGTTCTTCTACACCTTGTTTTAAGTAATCTTGAATTTCTCTAAGTTCGGGAAACCTACCACTCAAAACTGGATGACCGTTAGCTATAGTTAAAGGAAATGTATATTCCTTTTTCAACATCATTACTTCTAATACCTGTGTAGGAATCTCTTCTGATGTATATAAGTTGATTCCACTTAAGTTTGCGGGTAGGTTTTCGGCTTCTAAGGAACGATTTAAATGTTGGATAGTATCTAAATCTTGTTCCCGTTCAACATAAATATCGATTTGCATTTTTGACTCCAATTTGGTTATTTAACAACAGGCGCTACTACAAGAACAATCTTGGGGATTTCCTACAGGTTTACCAGTTTTAATCGCATCTACAGCTACTGCTGGTTCTGGTAGTTTACCTAGAGCAATAATGACGTTATCAACGACGATAGCTGGTAAGGATTTACCTCCATCACTTTGCATTTTTAGAAAGAGCGATCGCGGTACAGGTACTGATTGATTCGGTTTGGCTAAATCGAATACTTTCACTTCCACTTCTTGGGCTAATTCTTGCCGAATGTATGAAGCTAAATCTTCAATCACATTGGTGCGACAACAACTTTTGTCATAGATATAAACTGTTTTCATCCTCAACTCCTTTTGGGTACTTCAATCCTAATGAATAAATATTAGTAATGTCCACTATTTT
This genomic window from Merismopedia glauca CCAP 1448/3 contains:
- a CDS encoding ArsI/CadI family heavy metal resistance metalloenzyme, translated to MQIDIYVEREQDLDTIQHLNRSLEAENLPANLSGINLYTSEEIPTQVLEVMMLKKEYTFPLTIANGHPVLSGRFPELREIQDYLKQGVEEPEILVDRAVSAVEFLTEKRIHCNIIARDVTKSVIFYRTLFNHNPVKHKVDYAKFELEEPPVNLSLLHNDTFGKAGQGLINHLGIQVKDSQAIAQVKQRLSDNGFYFEEQSETAGCYAVQNKIWVPDPDGNLWEVFLVIEPEVNQGCTSDCICYQEITQTSLGTANQSCCEPQISSENKLFVSAIDFPGEKRIHANLITRNITRAVSFYQTLFNQSPVKLKTDYAKFEIDEPRLNLSLLENSGMTDPGEGLINHLGIQVKDSDAIVEIKRRLIKAGFEFEEEKQEACCYAVQTKIWAPDPDGNRWEVFIVVEAEADEGCGPDCICYYEMMQNVAATV
- a CDS encoding arsenic metallochaperone ArsD family protein — encoded protein: MKTVYIYDKSCCRTNVIEDLASYIRQELAQEVEVKVFDLAKPNQSVPVPRSLFLKMQSDGGKSLPAIVVDNVIIALGKLPEPAVAVDAIKTGKPVGNPQDCSCSSACC